Within the Halobaculum limi genome, the region CCGGAATTCGCGGGAGTGCGACCGAGCGTGTCACGCCGGGCCTCGTCCTCGAGGTCGCCGCCGCGCTGGGCGCACAGGCCCGCGAGGAGGACGACCGCGAGTTCGTCGTCGGCCGCGACGGGCGCGTCACGGGCCCGGCGCTCGCGGCCGCCGCCGAGGCCGGACTCGAATCTGCCGGCGCGGACGTGCGTCGGATCGGACAGGTGCCGACGCCCGCGCTCGCGTTCGCCTCGCAGGGTCGACGTGGCGTGATGTTGACCGCCTCGCACAATCCCCCGACCGACAACGGCGTCAAGGCGTTCGTCGACGGCGTCGAGTACGGCGAGGCCGCCGAGACCGCTGTCGAGGACCTGGTCTCGGCGGGCACCTCACCAGCCGCGTGGGACGAGTGGGGCGACGGCGTCGACGAAGACGTCCTCGACGCGTACCGCCGCGCGGTCGTCTCGTACGCTCGTGAGTTCGGCGCTGACGCGGGCGACGTTCGGATCGCCGTCGACTGCGGCAACGGGATGGCGTCGGTCGCGACCCCGCAGGTGCTTCGAGACCTCGGCGTCGACGTGGTGACGCTGAACGCGACCGTCGACGGCCACTTCCCCGGCCGCGAGTCGAAGCCGACCGCCGAGTCACTGACCGACCTCCGCGAGTTCGTCCGTGACGGTGGTGCGGACGTGGGCATCGGTCACGACGGCGACGCCGACCGCATCGTCGTCGTCGACGGCGACGGCGAGGTGGTCCACGAGGACACCATCCTCGCGGTCCTCGCGGAGCGATACGTCGCCACCAGCGACGTGGACGATCCGGTGGTGGTGACGACGCCGAACGCCTCCGGGCGCATCGACGAACGCGTCGAGGCCGCCGGTGGTCGCGTCGAACGCGTGGCGCTCGGCTACCTCCACGACGGCATCGCGGCCGCCCGCGCCGACGGCGGTGACGTGGTGTTCGCCGCCGAACCGTGGAAACACATCCACACTCGCTTCGGCGACTGGATCGACGCGGTCACGAGCGCCGCCGTGCTCAGCCGTCTCGTCGCCGCCGAGGGCCTCGACAGCCTCCGTGCGCCGGTGACCGAACGGCCGTACCGCAAGGAGAGCGTTCGCTGCCCCGACGACGACAAGGTGGCCGTGATGGAGCGACTGGCCGAGACGTTGCCAGCGGCGTTCCCCGCCGCCGCGGTCGACTCCGAGTACGGCGTCCGCCTCACGTTCGACGACGCCTCGTGGACGCTCGTGCGTCCCTCGGGGACGGAACCGTACGTCCGGGTGTACGCCGAACACGACGAGGTCGACCGCTTCGTCGAGGAAGTCGTCGGCGTCGTCGAGTCTGCCGTCGAAACTGTCAACTGAGCACCGATCAAGTAACGGCGGGATTACGACGATTTTAAACGTTTCAGCGTCACGGTGTGGGTATGGACGACACTGAACGGTTCGATAGGCGGACGCTTGTCAAAGGACTCGGTGCGGCTGGCCTCGCTGGACTCGCTGGGTGTGCCGGCGGCCCCGAATCCGGCGGCGAGAGCGGCGACGGTGGCTCCGACGGGTCGGGCGACGACTCCGACAGCGGCTCCGGCGACAGCGAGGAGACGGAAGCGCAGACCGAGACTGCGACGGACGAGCCGACGAACGTCGGGATGGTGTACGCCACCGGTGGCCTCGGCGACGGGTCGTTCAACGACCAGGCCCAGACGGGCATCCAGCAGGCGGCCGAGGACTTCAACTTGGAGTTCGACGAGTCCGAGCCGGACTCGGTCTCGCAGTTCTCGACGTTCCAGCAGCAGTACGCGCAGTCGACGGACCCCGACTACGATCTGGTCTCCTGTATCGGCTTCCTGCAGGCGGACGCGCTCTCGCAGACCGCACCCGACTACCCCGAGCAGGACTTCATGATTGTCGACAGCGTCGTCGACGCCGACAACGTCCGCTCGTACACGTTCAAAGAGCACGAGGGTTCGTACCTCGTCGGTCAACTCGCTGGCCTGCTCACGAGTCAGTCGTTCTCGGCGGGCGAGTCGTCGACGCAGGGCGACTCCACGAACGTCGGCTTCGTCGGCGGCGTTGAGGGCGCACTCATCCGGAAGTTCGAGGCCGGATTCGTCGCTGGTGTGAAGGCGGCGAACTCCGACGTCGACGTGCAGACCACCTACACCGGTTCGTTCTCCGACCCCTCCGCGGGGCAGGAGGCCGCGCTGTCGATGTTCAGTTCCGGTGCGGACATCGTCTACCACGCGGCGGGGAACACGGGGACTGGCGTCTTCCAGGCCGCACGCGACGAGGGCAAGTTCGCCATCGGCGTCGACCGCGACCAGTCCGTGACGACCGACTACGCCGACGTCATCCTCGCGTCGATGGTCAAGCGCGTCGACACCGCTGTCTACAACGCGGCTGAGGCGACCGTCAACGGGAGCTTCGAGGGCGGTACTGCCACGAGCCTCGGTCTCGCCGAGGAGGGTGTCGCCAACGTCTACGGGAGCGAACTGGGCGACCAGATTCCCGACGACGTGAAGTCCGAGGTCGACGCCTCCGCCGAGGCCATCATCAACGGCGAAATCTCCGTCCCGCAGGATCCGAGCAACGTCTGAACGGCCCGCGTCGACAGCCACGCAGATTCGACACTCTTTCCGGTCGCGTCGTTCCCTGCACAGCGTCTGCTGTCGGGTGTGACTGTCCGGTTTTCTGAACAGTCGAACCCCGAAACGGGTCGTTTATCCCGGCCCCGGCAAAAGCCGGGAGCATGACGGAGGCCGTCCGCCTCGACGGGATCACGAAACGCTTCCCCGGCGTCGTCGCCAACGACGACGTCACGCTCTCGGTGGAGCGAGGGACGGTCCACGCCCTGCTCGGCGAGAACGGTGCGGGCAAGACGACACTGATGAACGTCCTCTACGGGCTGTACGAACCCACAGAGGGCGACGTGTACGTCGACGGGGACGGACTGAGCTACGACGACGGCGCGATCGCTGACGCGCCTCGTCGCTTCGCCTCGCCACGGGACGCAATCGACGCCGGCGTCGGGATGATCCACCAGCACTTCATGCTGGTCGACCCGATGACCGTCGCCGAGAACATCACGCTGGGTAACGAACCGCGCAAGTGGGGCGGTCTCGCGGTCGACCGCGACGCCGCACGCGAGGCGGTGATCGACCTCTCGGACCGCTACGGCTTCGACGTGGAACCCGACGCCGCAATCGAGGAGGTTGGCGTCGGCGTCCAACAGCGCGTCGAGATTCTGAAGGCGCTGTACCGCGGCGCGGAGATCCTCATCCTCGACGAACCGACGGCCGTGTTGACGCCCCAGGAGGTAGACGACCTCTTCGAAGTGCTGGAGGAACTGACCGACGCGGGCAAGACGGTTATCTTCATCACGCACAAACTCGGCGAAGCGCTGGAGGCGGCCGACGAAGTGACCGTCCTCCGCGACGGGAAGAACGTCGGCAGCGTCGAGACTGCGGGGACGACCCGCGAGGAACTGGCGGAACTGATGGTCGGCCGCGAGGTGGTGCTGGAGACGGACGCGCCGCCGGCGACGCCGGGCGAGCAGACCCTGACGGTCGACGGCGTCACCGCGACGGACGAACGCGGCGTCACCGCCGTCGACGACGTCTCCTTCGCCGTTCGCGAGGGCGAGGTGTTCGGCATCGCGGGCGTCGACGGCAACGGCCAGTCAGAGCTGATCGAGGTGATAACCGGCCTGCGCCGTCCCGTCGACGGGCGCGTCGAGTTGGAAGGCGCAGACGTGACCGGCGCGTCACGCCGCGATCGAACCCGCGCGGGGATGGCGTACGTTCCCGAAGACCGACAGGAGCGGGGTCTCGTGATGGACTTCGACCTCACCGAGAACGGCGTCCTCGGCTCCCAACACGACGCGCCATTCGCACAGTCGGGGCGACTCGACTGGGGATTCGCGGACGACCACGCCACGGACATCATCGAGGAGTACGACGTTCGGCCGCCAGACGCCAGCGCGGAGGCGAAGTCGCTGTCGGGCGGCAACCAGCAGAAGTTCATCGTCGGCCGCGAGTTCGCGCGTGACCCGGCGTGTCTCGTCGCCTCGCACCCGACCCGCGGCGTCGACATCGGGTCGACGGAGTTCATCCACGACCGCCTCATCGATCTGCGCGACCAGGGACGAGCCGTGTTGCTCGTCTCCTCGAAACTCGAGGAGGTTCGCGGTCTCTCCGACCGCCTCGCGGTGATGTACCGCGGGCGCATCGTCGACGTGGTCGACCCCGACGAGGTGACCGAGGAACAACTCGGCCTCCTGATGGCCGGCGAGGAACCCGAGGAGGTGCCGACGGCCGAGCGTGTCGCCGGCGGCGACACGGGCGACGCGACGGCCGACGCCGGGACGCCAGCGACCGCCGCCGACCCCGACTCGGAGGTGGCCGATGACTGACGACGGCGAGGCGGGAACGGACGCAGACGGCGGCGGGTCGTCACCACGCGAGCGTGCGTTCGACGCGCTGGATCGACTCGTGGAGGCGAGTGCGACCGAACGCCTCCTCATCTCGGGGTCGGCGCTGCTGCTGTCAATCGCCATCGGGTTCGTCCTCATCCTCGTCGCCGGACGGATGACCTCGTGTGAGTCGGCGGCGTACTCCCTGCTCGGAGTTGGCTTCTGTTACGACCCGTTCACCGTGTACGACAGCCTCTTCCTCGGCGCGTTCGGCGACTTCCTCACGAATCCGCTGAACGGCCAGTTCGCCACCACCATCTCCGAGACGACCGTTCTCGTGTTCACGGGCGTCGCCGTCGCGGTGGCGTTCAAGGCGGGCGTGTTCAACATCGGCGGGCAGGGCCAACTCGTGTTCGGGGCGCTCGGGAGCGCGGTCGTCGTGTACGCCGTCTCCGGGGCGTTCTCGGGCGTGGTCGGCACGCTCGTCCTCGTTCCGCTCGCACTCGTCATCGGTGCGCTCGTCGGCGGCCTGTACGGTGCGATTCCGGGGGCGCTGAAGGCGTATGCAGACGCGAACGAGGTGATCACGACGATCATGCTCAACTTCGTCGCCACCTCGTTCGCGCTGTATCTCGCCTCCGGCCCGTTCAAAGACCCCGACAGTTTCGCCAACCAGACTCGCCAACTCCCGGAGTTCGCGCTGTTCCCCCAACCGCTGTTCCCCGGGCGGACGGACGCGTCGATGCTCGCGCTGGCGCTGGCTATCGTCGTCGCCGTCGCCATCGCGTACCTCCTGCAGAAGACCTCCTTCGGCTACGACGTGCGCACGAGCGGGATTCAGCCGGAGGCCGCCGAGTACGGCGGCGTCGACGCCGCGCGCACCGTCGTCTCCTCGATGGCGCTGTCGGGCGCACTCGCGGGCATCGGCGGCGCGGTGTACGTCCTCACCATCGCGGGCAACTTCCAGACGGGCGTGCCCGACTACGGCTTCGACGGCATCACCGTCTCCATCCTCGCGGGCAACAATCCCGTCGGGGCCATCGCCGCCGCCCTCCTGTTCGGCGTGCTGAAGTCGGGCAGCATCATCGTCGACGTGAGTACGGACGTGCCGCCGCAGTTGGTGGGCGTCCTCCGCGGACTTATCGTCCTGTTCGTCGCGATGCCGGAGTTCTTCCGGATGATCGGCGCACGCATCGACGTGCGCGAGCGATTCGGCGGCCGTGACGCCGTCGCGACCGACGGAGGTGACGACCAATGAGCGACGACTCCTCCTCGCCGACCCGGACCGGCGTGACGGTCCTCGACGAGGTGACCGAACGCGTCACCAACCTGGGGCCGCGGGCGTCGCTCGCATTGGCGACCGTCGCTGGACTGATCCTCCTGCTGGGCGTGCTCGCACTGCTGGGTGCGGGCGACACCGTGTTCGCGGTGCTGGGGCTGATGGCGTCGAAGTCGACGCTCGCATCCGCGCTGCGCCTCTCGGTGCCAATCGCGTTCGCTGCCCTCGGCGGCATCTTCGCCGAGAAGTCCGGCGTCATCAACATCGGCCTCGAGGGCCTGCTCATCATCTCGGCGTTCGGCGGCGTGTACGCCACGAGCGTCACCGGATCGGTCTGGCTGGGTCTGCTCGGCGGCGTCGTCGCGTCGACGCTGTTGGCGCTGCTGTTCGCCGTCGTCTGTATCGAGTTCCGCGCCGACCAGATCATCGCGGGGCTGGCCATCTGGCTCATCGCCCTCGGCCTCGCGCCGTTCGCCTCACAGATCGTCTTCGGGTCGAAGAACTCCGAGACGGTCGGCACGTTCCCGAGTATGCAGGCCATCCTCTCGGACAGCGGGATTCCCGTCGTCTCGACGGTGCTGGTCGACCTGCTGGCGTCGCTGGCAGAACTCCCGTTCTTCGGGGCGCTGTTCGAGGCGTCGCCGGTCGTCTACCTGATGTTCCTCGCGGTTGCCGCCTCGTGGTGGACGCTCAACCGTACCTCGTTCGGGCGGTGGGTCCGGGCATCGGGTGAGAACCCTCGTGCGCTCGACACCGCTGGCGTCAACGTCTCGCGGGTGCGCTACGCGGCAGTCTTGCTGTCGGGCGTCCTCGCGGGCGTCGGCGGCGCGGCGCTGTCGCTGTCGCTCGGGCAGTTCGTCGGCAACGGCCCGACGATGGTGAACGGAAAGGGGTTCATCGCCATCGTCACCTACCTGCTCGGCAACTACAACCCCATCGGGGCGATGCTGTCGACGCTGCTGTTCGCGGGGCTGGATGCCCTGCAACTGTCGTTGCAGGGGCAGGACGTTCTCGCCATCCCGCGACCGCTCGTGCGGACGATTCCGTACGTCTCGGTGATCATCGTGCTGGCGCTGTTCGGCCGGACGCGACTGCCCGAGGCGGCGGGGGAGCACTACGAGTCGGGTGAGGAGTAGCGCGGCCGAGCGAACGGCGTGAACGAGGCCGCGGAAGGTCGGCGGCGCGGTCCGTGTGCCGCGCCGCCCAGAAGCACAGCGAGACGCGAGGGAGCGAAGCGACCGAGCGTCTCGGCACACGGCGGAGCGGTCCTGAGCCGCTCCGCCCAGAAGGATAACGCCGCCGGACTACCGGGGCCTCACTCACTTCGTTCGGCCCCGCACGGCTCGCGGTTCACTTCGTTCACCGCTCGTATCGGGGTCCTCCTGCGGTCGACCCCGAATAGAACGACTGGCTTTTTCACGCCCGGCGAGTGAGTGCGGGTAATGACCACACACGAACCCGATATCGTCGTCGTCGGGGCGGGGACGGCGGGCTGTTACGCGGCCGCGACCGCCGCAGATGCGGGCTACGACGTCGTCATCGTCGAGCGGAAAGACGAGGAGGAGGCGGGCCACATCGCCTGCGGTGACGCGCTGAAGGGCGCGGACAAGTTCCCCGACTCGATCCCGAAATCGGAGATTCAGCCGGCGTTCACCAACACCGGCGTCGACCACGGCCGCTTCGAGATTCCCAGCCACGACACGGTGCTGGAGATTCCGATCCCCGGCGAACTGGCCGTCATCGACCGCCTGAAGTACGGCAAACTGCTCATCCAGGGCGCGAAAGACCGCGGCGTCGACTTCCACTACGACACCGTCGTCCAGGACGTGACGCAGGCCGACGACGGCCGCGTGACCGGCGTCCGCGGCAAGCGGAAAGGAGACGTCGTCGAGTACGAGGCGGAGATGACTATCGACGCTGCGGGGGCGCTGTCCATCCTCCAGGACAAAGCCGACCTTCGCGACGCCACCTTCGACACGAACGTCTCGTTCTCGCAGTTCTGCTCGGCGTACCGCGAGGTCGTCGAGGTGCCCGAACCCGTCGACTACGACGACGCACTCGTGTTCAAGCCGACGAAACGGGCGGCGGGATACCTCTGGTACTTCCCACGCTCGTCGACGGAGATCAACGCCGGCCTCGGCTTCCAGATGAACGAAGAGCCGATGAAACTCGTCGACGACCTGAAGCAGGACATGCGCTCGCGTCCCGAGTTCGAGGGTGCCGAGGTGACGGACAAACTCGGCGCGGCCCTCCCGACTCGCCGCCCGTACGACTCGGCGGTCGCACCCGGATTCATCGCCGCCGGCGACGCCGCGGGTCACGTCAACCCCACCACCGGCGGCGGCATCGCGGGCGCGGCCTACGCCGGGAAGTACGCCGCAGAGCAGGCGATGGAGGCCATCGACGCGGGCACGGTCGACGAGGCGACGCTGTGGCAGTACAACCGACGCGTGATGGACCACTTCGGTGCTCGGTTCGCCGCCCTCGACGTGTACAACATCCTCTCGACAGCCGTCGACGTCGACGAACTGATGGGACTGATGGCGTCGCTGCCGGGCGAGAGCCTCGCGGAGGCGCTGTACGAGGGGAGCGCGTCGGTGAAGCCCCGCCTCGTCGCGGAGGTTGTCAAAGACTCCTACGGCCACTGGGGTGACATCTGGCACTTCTACAAGACGAAGCGCGCCGCCGACGAGTTGATGGCGCACTACCGGCGCTACCCGTCGCGACCGGGCGGATTCGAGGGGTGGCGTGAGGAACGCGACCGGATTATGGAGCGCGTGTACGACGTGACCGGCGCCGAGGCGAAGTACTGAGCGGCGCCGTTCTTCCACGACATCCGATTTCGAGGCGTTCGCTCGGTGGTCCGTGAACGAACAGCGACGACGAAAACCGACTGCGACGGCGATCCGATCGCCGGAATTCTCGAGACAGTTCGACGGACGCCGATCTCAGATGGCCGGGTCGGCGGTCATCTCGTTGGCCATCTCGTCACCGTCCTCACGCGACTCGAAGTAGACGTGAGCGATGGCTGCCGCGATGATCGGCCCGAACACGGCGTTCAGGACGATAGCCGAGAGGCCGGTCGTCGCGATGTCGATGCTGATTACGGCGAGCAGACCCGCTGCGATGGCCTGCAGGACGAACAGGACCAAGAACACGCCACCGAGGCGGAGGACGTTCCCGCGACCCATCTCCCACCCGGTTCGCAGCGAGTCGGCAGCGCCCTGGTCACCGAGCGTCGCGACCGCGAGGGCGGGCGAGAGCCGGACGGCGATGTACAGCCCGGGGATCACCAGCAGGATCAACCCGGCGAACACCGCGAGGCCGTACGCGATGCTCACGAGGAGCATCGTGACGTACCGCTGGCGGACGTCTGCGGCGACGGCGTTCAGGCCCCGCGCCTGCAGGCGCACGCCGTCGGCGACGACGACGTACGCCATCCCGAGGACGAACACCGTCGCGAGGAACGAGAGCAACCCCCCGGCGAAGGGGATGTAGCTGACGAGTCCTGCGAGCAGGAACAACGCGACGAGCATCGGGTTCTCGCGGACGCGGACGGCGGCCCAGCCGACGAGTTGTCGGATGCCGATTCGGTCCATCCGTTCGATAGCGTCTGTGGTGACTGTGGTAGACATGAGAGATCACGATATCCCGGCGACGGAATACCACCGTACGGATGGTGCGCTGAGGTATTAAAGACGGCTGGCGAACCCTGTGCTCTCGCGGCTCAGGGCGTCCTGTCGGCGATCTCCAGCACCGCGGCGGTGAGGAAGCCGACGCCGATGTCGAGCGATTCCTCCTCGACGTCGAAGGTGCTGGTGTGGTGGCCGCCGGGGTGGCTGGTGCCGACGCCGACGTAGGCGGCGTAGCCGCCGTTGTCCTGCACCGCCTGCATCATGTACGTCGCGTCCTCGCTGCCGCCGATCTCGTCGCGTTCGACGACGTTCGTCACACCCTCCACGTCGCCCGCAATCTCGGCGATGGGCCCGACGAGTTCCTCGTCGCTCGTCGCAGAGGGCGCTCGGCCGAGCGTCTCGATGTCGACGTCGACCTCGTGCATCTCGGCGGCCGACTGGATGACACGCTGTGCCTTCTCGTCCATGTACTCCATCAGTTCCGTCGTGCCGCCGCGCACCTCGCCCTCGATGAACGTCTCCTCGGGAATGATGTTCGTCGCGGTCCCACCGCCGACGATGCCGGCGTTGACCCGGGTCGGCCCGTCGGCGTGACGGGGGATGCCGTAGAGGTTCTGGATGGCCGCCGCGGCCGCCTGCACCGTGTTCTTCCCCTGTTCGGGGTGGCCGCCGGCGTGGGACGGTTCGCCGTCGAACTCGGCGAGGAAGTGCGAGACGGCGAGGAAGCCGTCGATGCCGGCGATCACCTCGCCGGTCGGGTGGTCGAGGCCGACGTGCGCGGCGAGGAAGTACTCCACGTCCGCGATGAGGTCGGACTCGGCCATCGGTTCGCCGCCGACGATCTGTTCTTCGCCGGGTTGGAAGAACACCTTCAGCGTCCCCTCGAAGTCGGAGGCGAGTATCTCGTCGATCAGACCGAGGCCGAAGGTGGCGTGGGCGTCGTGGCCGCAGGCGTGCATGTACCCCTCGTTCTCGGAGCGGAAGCCCTCGCCCGCGGGTGCGTGGTCGCCCTCGTCGGCTTCGAGGATCGGGAGTGCGTCGATGTCGACGCGGACGCCGATAGTTGGGCCGTCACCGCGTTCGAGGACGGCGACTGCGCCGGTGTAGCCGCCCTCGATCCGGTCGAGAACGTCCTCGCGTGCGCCCGCCTCGCGTGCCCGCTCGAACCACTCTGCGAGTTCGTCGTCGTCGGGCACGTTCATCCGCTCGGACCCAAGGATCTCTGGGCCGTAGTGGACGGCGCTCAGATCGCGCTTCTCGAGTTCGTCGACGATCCGTGCGGTGGTGTAGAACTCACACCACGCCGGTTCGGGGTGGCGGTGGAGGTCGCGACGGAACGCCGACAGGTCGTCGTGAGCGACGGTCTGGCTCATACTCGGGAGTGTGCGTGGGTCGGGATAAACCCGGGCCTCCCGGCACGCGACGGGCGGACACGCCCCAGCGGGCTTACTCCTCGCCGTCGTCCTCGTACCGTACGGTCAACACGGGCTGGTTCGCGCTTCGGACCACACGCTCGGTGACGGATCCGAGGAGGTAGCGATCGAGGCCGCGGCGTCCGTGTGTCCCCATCACGATCAGATCGACGTCGTTCTCGTCGGCGTACTCGATGATGCTGCTGAACGCTCTGCCGGAGACGACCGACTCGACCACCGGCAACTCGCGGTCGTCGGCGGCTTCCCTGATCGCTGCGACGGCGCCTTCGCCCTCGCGCTCCAACGCGGCGGCGACGATGTCGGTGCCGGCCTCGACGGCGCTGTAGGCGGTCGCGTCGACGACGTACAGCGCGTGGATCGTCGCGTCGAACTGGTCGGCCAGCGCCACGGCGTGGTCGACCGCGGCGGCGGCGGCGGGGCTTCCGTCCGTCGGGACGAGGATGCGTTCGTACATACTCCGTGACAGTACGCTCGCCACCGATAAAAACGGGCGTCCCGCCAGCGGCAGTCGTGGTCGAGTTCGGTCTCGTGGCTCGCGTTCGCGTCTCAGGCCGCGTCGTTGGCGCGGACGGCGTCCTCACAGACGCGGAGGGCGTCGTATCGCTCCTCTTCGCTGTCGATGTGGACGGTCTCGACGACCTCCCACGCCCCACCGAGGAAGTCCAGCCCCTTCACCCACGAGTCGGTCGCGAGCAGCAGTCCCTCCGCGCCGTCTGCGGCGGCGTTTCGGTCGGCAGTCTCGGAGTCGGTGTCGCTGTCGACGGCGACCGCCAGTTCGACCGAGTCGGCGCGGTTCAGCGCGGCAACCTCGCCGTCGGTGAGCGGACGGCCCGGCAGCGATGCGACGAGTGACATACCCGTCTTGCGGACCCGCCGCGAAAGAGGGTGTCGTATCGCGCCGATGGGCCGAGTTCGGTACCGAACCCGAAGACATACTACTTCGGCGGGGACACGCCCGAGTATGTCCGACGGCGACGGTGACGGCGGCGTGCGCGCGGTGCGGGTCGACCGTACCGTCCTCGCGGTGGCCGCCGTCGTCGCACTCGCACTCCTCGCTCGATTCGTCCTCCTCGGCGCGCGCCCGTTCCACTGGGACGAGGGGCGCGTCGGCTACTGGACGCTCCGGTATCTCGACACCGGCGTCTACGAGTACCGCCCCGTCGCGGGCGGCCCGCTGGTGTACCTCCTGAATCGCTGGGTGTTCGCCCTCGTCGGCGCGTCCGACGCTACCGCACGCGCCGTCGTCGCTCTCGCGGGTGGTCTCCTCCCGGCGGCCGCACTCCTGTTCCGCGGGACGCTCCGTGACGACGAGACGGTGGCGCTGGCGGCGTTGCTCGCGGGGTCGCCGCTACTGGTGTACTACTCGCGGTTCCTCCGCGGCGACGTGCTGGCGGCGGCGTTCGGCCTCGTCGTTATCGGGTCGGTTGTGTACGCCCGCGACACCGGCGCCCGCTGGCCGCTGTACCTCGCGGCCGGCGCGTTCGCGCTGGCACTCGGGTCCTCCGGGTTCGCCGTGATCTACCTCCCACTCTGGCTGGTCGCAGGAGCACTCGTCGTCGACGAGGCACGCGTACAGGGCGTCCCCGCGGCCGCAACCGCCCGCCTCGCCCGCGCTACGGCGTGGGGCCGCGCGAACGCGACGCCGCTCGCACGGGCGCTGTTCGTCTTCCTCGGCGTCGCCCTGTTCGTGTTCGCGCCCCGCGGCGGCAGCGTCGGCCCCGGCCTGTGGAGTCCGACGACGCTCCCCGCGGTCGTCGAGTTCGCGTTCGTCGAGGTGCCCGAACGGTTCGTCGGTCTGCGTGTGTTCGACCGTGTCTCCCCGCCGGTGCAGGGCAACGCCTTCCTCCCGGCCGTCTCCGGGTACGTTCGAACGTTGGTGATGACTGCGTGGCCGGCGGTCGTGTTCGGCCTCGTCGGATTCCTCCACGAGCGGTATCGCTCGGACGCTCGCGGCGTCGTCGCGTTCGGCGCGTACGCCGCCGTTTTCGGCCTGCTCGCGTTCCCCATCGCGTCGATGGGCGTCGAACCGTGGACGGCCGTCCACGTCGTGCCACTCCTCGCACTTCCCGGTGCCGTCGGCCTCGCGTGGGTCGCACGTGGCCTCCGGTCGCGGGCACGCGCGAGTGACCCGGCGTTGCTCGCGGCCGTCCTCCTCGTCTCCGGCGCCGCCGTCGCAGGGTACGGTGCGACGGCCGCCGGTGTGTACGCGACACCCGAGGCGGACGACGAGTTCGCCCAGTTCGCCCAGTCCTCCGAGAACATCGACCCGATGCTCGCGGCCGCCGAGGCCGCGATGGAGGGGAACGACGGCGTCGACGTGGCGTACGTCGGCGGGGAGTTGTACGTCGGCCAGGAGTACTCGCTCCCGCCCATCGCCAGCGCGGACACCGAGGCGTGGGGGGCACGGCTGCCGCTCCAGTGGTACTTC harbors:
- a CDS encoding ABC transporter ATP-binding protein; this translates as MTEAVRLDGITKRFPGVVANDDVTLSVERGTVHALLGENGAGKTTLMNVLYGLYEPTEGDVYVDGDGLSYDDGAIADAPRRFASPRDAIDAGVGMIHQHFMLVDPMTVAENITLGNEPRKWGGLAVDRDAAREAVIDLSDRYGFDVEPDAAIEEVGVGVQQRVEILKALYRGAEILILDEPTAVLTPQEVDDLFEVLEELTDAGKTVIFITHKLGEALEAADEVTVLRDGKNVGSVETAGTTREELAELMVGREVVLETDAPPATPGEQTLTVDGVTATDERGVTAVDDVSFAVREGEVFGIAGVDGNGQSELIEVITGLRRPVDGRVELEGADVTGASRRDRTRAGMAYVPEDRQERGLVMDFDLTENGVLGSQHDAPFAQSGRLDWGFADDHATDIIEEYDVRPPDASAEAKSLSGGNQQKFIVGREFARDPACLVASHPTRGVDIGSTEFIHDRLIDLRDQGRAVLLVSSKLEEVRGLSDRLAVMYRGRIVDVVDPDEVTEEQLGLLMAGEEPEEVPTAERVAGGDTGDATADAGTPATAADPDSEVADD
- a CDS encoding BMP family lipoprotein, with the translated sequence MDDTERFDRRTLVKGLGAAGLAGLAGCAGGPESGGESGDGGSDGSGDDSDSGSGDSEETEAQTETATDEPTNVGMVYATGGLGDGSFNDQAQTGIQQAAEDFNLEFDESEPDSVSQFSTFQQQYAQSTDPDYDLVSCIGFLQADALSQTAPDYPEQDFMIVDSVVDADNVRSYTFKEHEGSYLVGQLAGLLTSQSFSAGESSTQGDSTNVGFVGGVEGALIRKFEAGFVAGVKAANSDVDVQTTYTGSFSDPSAGQEAALSMFSSGADIVYHAAGNTGTGVFQAARDEGKFAIGVDRDQSVTTDYADVILASMVKRVDTAVYNAAEATVNGSFEGGTATSLGLAEEGVANVYGSELGDQIPDDVKSEVDASAEAIINGEISVPQDPSNV
- a CDS encoding geranylgeranyl reductase family protein; the encoded protein is MTTHEPDIVVVGAGTAGCYAAATAADAGYDVVIVERKDEEEAGHIACGDALKGADKFPDSIPKSEIQPAFTNTGVDHGRFEIPSHDTVLEIPIPGELAVIDRLKYGKLLIQGAKDRGVDFHYDTVVQDVTQADDGRVTGVRGKRKGDVVEYEAEMTIDAAGALSILQDKADLRDATFDTNVSFSQFCSAYREVVEVPEPVDYDDALVFKPTKRAAGYLWYFPRSSTEINAGLGFQMNEEPMKLVDDLKQDMRSRPEFEGAEVTDKLGAALPTRRPYDSAVAPGFIAAGDAAGHVNPTTGGGIAGAAYAGKYAAEQAMEAIDAGTVDEATLWQYNRRVMDHFGARFAALDVYNILSTAVDVDELMGLMASLPGESLAEALYEGSASVKPRLVAEVVKDSYGHWGDIWHFYKTKRAADELMAHYRRYPSRPGGFEGWREERDRIMERVYDVTGAEAKY
- a CDS encoding ABC transporter permease, whose product is MSDDSSSPTRTGVTVLDEVTERVTNLGPRASLALATVAGLILLLGVLALLGAGDTVFAVLGLMASKSTLASALRLSVPIAFAALGGIFAEKSGVINIGLEGLLIISAFGGVYATSVTGSVWLGLLGGVVASTLLALLFAVVCIEFRADQIIAGLAIWLIALGLAPFASQIVFGSKNSETVGTFPSMQAILSDSGIPVVSTVLVDLLASLAELPFFGALFEASPVVYLMFLAVAASWWTLNRTSFGRWVRASGENPRALDTAGVNVSRVRYAAVLLSGVLAGVGGAALSLSLGQFVGNGPTMVNGKGFIAIVTYLLGNYNPIGAMLSTLLFAGLDALQLSLQGQDVLAIPRPLVRTIPYVSVIIVLALFGRTRLPEAAGEHYESGEE
- a CDS encoding phosphomannomutase is translated as MELFGTAGIRGSATERVTPGLVLEVAAALGAQAREEDDREFVVGRDGRVTGPALAAAAEAGLESAGADVRRIGQVPTPALAFASQGRRGVMLTASHNPPTDNGVKAFVDGVEYGEAAETAVEDLVSAGTSPAAWDEWGDGVDEDVLDAYRRAVVSYAREFGADAGDVRIAVDCGNGMASVATPQVLRDLGVDVVTLNATVDGHFPGRESKPTAESLTDLREFVRDGGADVGIGHDGDADRIVVVDGDGEVVHEDTILAVLAERYVATSDVDDPVVVTTPNASGRIDERVEAAGGRVERVALGYLHDGIAAARADGGDVVFAAEPWKHIHTRFGDWIDAVTSAAVLSRLVAAEGLDSLRAPVTERPYRKESVRCPDDDKVAVMERLAETLPAAFPAAAVDSEYGVRLTFDDASWTLVRPSGTEPYVRVYAEHDEVDRFVEEVVGVVESAVETVN
- a CDS encoding ABC transporter permease, encoding MTDDGEAGTDADGGGSSPRERAFDALDRLVEASATERLLISGSALLLSIAIGFVLILVAGRMTSCESAAYSLLGVGFCYDPFTVYDSLFLGAFGDFLTNPLNGQFATTISETTVLVFTGVAVAVAFKAGVFNIGGQGQLVFGALGSAVVVYAVSGAFSGVVGTLVLVPLALVIGALVGGLYGAIPGALKAYADANEVITTIMLNFVATSFALYLASGPFKDPDSFANQTRQLPEFALFPQPLFPGRTDASMLALALAIVVAVAIAYLLQKTSFGYDVRTSGIQPEAAEYGGVDAARTVVSSMALSGALAGIGGAVYVLTIAGNFQTGVPDYGFDGITVSILAGNNPVGAIAAALLFGVLKSGSIIVDVSTDVPPQLVGVLRGLIVLFVAMPEFFRMIGARIDVRERFGGRDAVATDGGDDQ